The region TCGGCGGTGAAGGTCGAGGGCGCGCGCGCCTATGATCTGGCGCGCGAGGGCGAAGCGTTCGAGTTGCGCTCGCGCACGGTGGACGTTCACCGGCTGGAAATCGTCGAGATCCCCGACCGCGACACTTGCGTGTTCGAGGCCGATTGCGGCCGCGGCACCTATGTCCGCGCGATTGCCCGCGATCTGGGCCGGGCCCTGGGCTGCCTGGGCCATATCTGCGCACTGGAGCGCACGCGGGTGGGCGCGTTCCGCATCGACGAGGCCGTGACGCTGGACGAGGTGGAATCCGCCGCAGAGGCCGAGCCGGGCGCGCTGCAGGATCTGCTCGCGCCGGTCCACACGGCGCTTGCGTCCCTGCCGGAAATCCGCCTATCGCAGCAGGACGCGGCCCGCGTGCGCCGCGGTCAGGCCGTATTGCTGCGCGGACGCGATGCACCGATCCTGAACGCAAAGGCCTTTGCCACCACGCGCGGTACGCTCGTCGCGCTGGGCGAGGTCTCACATGGCGAGTTCACGCCGGAAAGGGTCTTCAACCTGCCGGTGCCGTAAGCCAATGAAACGGCGCTTGACATAGCGCGCA is a window of Dichotomicrobium thermohalophilum DNA encoding:
- the truB gene encoding tRNA pseudouridine(55) synthase TruB: MASKPIKGGSRSKRAAVNGWLVLNKPVGLTSVAALNKVKRLFNARKAGHAGTLDPLATGVLPIAFGEATKTVPYAVDSEKGYRFTVCWGAETTTDDSEGEIVEESDKRPTRDQVEAALDDFRGEIEQTPPRFSAVKVEGARAYDLAREGEAFELRSRTVDVHRLEIVEIPDRDTCVFEADCGRGTYVRAIARDLGRALGCLGHICALERTRVGAFRIDEAVTLDEVESAAEAEPGALQDLLAPVHTALASLPEIRLSQQDAARVRRGQAVLLRGRDAPILNAKAFATTRGTLVALGEVSHGEFTPERVFNLPVP